CACTCTTGACTTGAATGGATTCAGCAATAATCACGAAATCACATTTTTAAATTACAACACTGAACCATTGAGAATTCAATTAGAAGGAAACTCAATTGTTATCAATGATGAGAAGGTGGTGAGGCTTTGGGGTGATGGTAAGCCAACGCCCAATGCAAGTCAGTCGACCACTCCGAATATCAACTGCCAGGAAAAAGGTGACCCATTTCTTTTCATACCTTCTGAACATATGAAAACACTTAATATTAATGAGTCCAGCGAAGTGAAAGCATTTAAAAGCAAAATATCTGGAGAGACTCAATATACCTCCAACCCTCAAATAGCTTCAAAATTGCATCAAAATTACTCTCAATTTGAATACAATGGAGTAGCATTTTCCACTGCCAGCGAAGATCCAGGCAAACACAAAGATATCTTTAAATTCACCAATAATTCAACGGGGCAATCATTCTACTCGCCCAAATTCAGCAAGAATTTGATGCCAAAATCTGATCTTGAACGCAGTGAATTTCCTGCGTTCAATGCATCAACAAATCCTGCAGATGGTCTTGAAGGTTATCGTCAGATCAGAAATATTCTTCGAGGTACAACACAGTTGGTCAATGAAAATGACTTGATTTTCAATAATATTCAGAGCAATCAGGCTATGGCTGATGACGGGGTCATCTTTTATGCGAAGCCTCTACTTCCGAGAAACAATACGCTATCGAGTGCCGATCAAATTGAAGTTCATGAATACGCCAGAAAGCAGAACAATTCAAGTCACATCAAAACCTCAGCAGAGCCACTAGCAATCAATCAAAATTATGTCGAAATTATTGATACAAATATTGTAAACAACCAGGACAACTTAGCCTTGAATGGCAAGAATAGTGAGCAGAAAATTAACGATATTATTGAACATCTAATGATGGCACACCAACAGCAGCCAAGCTGAACACAAGAACACATCTTTTCGATTGATAGAAATAAGCATTGAGATCATCGCCTTCTAATTGATGTTGGTTCTGGTGATATAGATCTCACGACAACGCTGGTTCCATCCCGCCAAAATAATGTTTAATAACGGCATTTCACATCCATCAGCTTCTGTCTCGCCATAGCTCTACTCAGCCTGAATCCCGCCGCAGGCTGATGCTTGCCTACGGCCTGGGCGACGCCGGCACTGGACTTGCGGCAACCCAGCTGGGCTTCTATCTCTTCCCCTTTTTCATCTGCGCTGCAGGCCTGCCAGCCTTCATCGCCGGCTCCCTGCTCACGGTGAGCAAGGTCTGGGACGCCCTGAATGACCCGTTGATCGGCTGGCTCAGCGATCACACCCGCAGCCGCTGGGGCCCGCGTCTGCCCTGGATGCTGTCTGCAGCCTTACCCCTTGGCATCAGCTTGACGGCGATGTGGTGGGTGCCCCCGGGCGACACCTGGCAGCGCACGACCTACTACGCCGTGATGGCGGTCCTGCTGATGACCGCCTACACCAGCGTCAACCTCCCCTACGCCGCCCTCAGCACCGAACTGACGCCCGACACCGCCATTCGCACCCGCCTCAATGCGGCGCGGTTCACCGGATCGATCCTGGCCGGCCTGAGTGGGCTGATCGTGGCGTCGGTGGTGCTCACCGATGGAGGCGGGGGCTACCTGGCCATGGGCCGAATCACCGGCAGCATCGCCGCCACCACCACGCTGCTCTGCTGCTGGGGCCTGGCCCCCTACGCCAAGCGAGCCCAGCGCCCCGTGCCCAACAACGAAGCGCCGATGCAGCAGCTGAAACGGGTGCTGGCCAACCCCCGCTTTCGCCAAGTGCTGGGGCTGTACCTGCTGCTCTGGTTTGGCCTGCAACTGATGCAGGTGGTGGCCTTGATCTGGCTGGTGCAAGTGGTGCATGTGCCCGCCAGCCTCTCCACCTGGATCCTGCTGCCCTTCCAAATCGCTGCCCTGCTGGGCCTTCAGCTTTGGAGCAACCTCAGCAACCGCATCGGCAGGGTGGCCACCCTGCGCTGGGGAGCGGGGCTGTGGATCGCGGCCTGCCTGCTGTCGATGGTGTTCCCGCCCCTACCGATGGATCCCGGCCTGCCGCACCTGCTGCCCCTGGCAGGCCTGATTGCCCTGGTGGGGGTGGGGGCCGCCACCGCCTATCTGATCCCCTGGTCGCTGCTGCCCGATGCGATCGACGCTGACCCGAGCAAACCGGCCGGGCTTTACACGGCCTGGATGGTGTTCGGCCAGAAGCTGATCATCGGCCTCACCATGTCGGTGTTCGGCAGCCTGCTCTCACTCACGGGCTACATCTCCGCAAAGGGGGGCAACTGCAGTGGGGCGCTGAGTTTCATCGAACAGCCGGATTCAGCCCTGCTGGCGATCCGCCTCTGCATGGGCCTGTTTCCCGCCATCCTTGTGTTCTTCGGACTTGTAGTGATGCGAGGCTGGCCAGACCGTGGAGCCCATCTGCAGAAGGCCGCAGGATGAACACGCCCCGCTCGATCAAACGCCTGGGCTCCAGCCTGATGATCGGAGGCCAGGCCGTGACAGCCACGCTGCGCGGCCGCATCAATCGCGGGGAGCTGGTCGATCAACTGCTGGAAGCTGGACCCGGCAGCGTTCTGATCGTGCTGATCATCTCCGTGGCTGCCGGCTCGGTATTCAACATTCAGGTGGCCGCGGAACTCACCCGACAGGGAGCGGGCTCAACGGTGGGCGGCATCCTGGCGATCGGTCTAGCCCGGGAGATCGCCCCCTTGCTCACCTCCTGCCTGCTGGCCGGCAAGGTGGCCACCGCCTATGCGGCCCAGCTGGGCACGATGAAGGTGACGGAACAGATCGACGCCATCACGATGCTGCGCACTGATCCAGTGGAGTATCTGGTGGTGCCCCGGATGATCGCCATGCTGGTCATGGCACCGGTGCAGTGCTTCTTCTTCTTCCTCATGGCGGTGTGGTCGGGGCAACTGACCAGCACAGCCCTCTACAACATCCCGCCGGCGGTGTTTTGGACTTCGGTGCGCACCTGGATGGACCCACTGGACCTGCCGTTCATGCTGGTGAAGGCCTTGGTTTTCGGGCTGATCATCGCGACAGTGGCCTGCGGCTGGGGATTGACCACCCGCGGTGGCCCGAAGGAAGTGGGCACCAGCACCACCGGGGCAGTAGTGATGATCCTGATCCTGGTGGCTCTAATGGATGTCGTTCTCACCCAGGTGCTGTTCGGAGCATGAGTTCACCCCCCGCCGCCGTCACCCTGAAGCCGGATGTGCGGCTGCCGCTTCTGGTGGTGGGCCTCGGCCTGGCACTGCTGCCGCTACCGCTGACCCCCTGGCCCACCTTGGTGGTGGTGCTGTTCGGCCTATTTCTGCTGATCCAGAGCGCCAGCCTGCGCCTGGAATTCAAGGAAGAGGCTCTGATCGTCTGGCAGAACGGCCGTGAGCTGCGGCGCTTTCCCTACAACCAATGGCTCAGCTGGCGACTGTTCGCCCCCTGGCTGCCGGGGCTGTTCTACTTCCGCGAAACCCAGAGCATTCACTTCCTGCCGATCCTGTTCAGCCCCAAAGAGCTGCGGGAACAACTGGAGCTGCGGGTTGGAGACCTGGAAGTGCCCAAAAAAGACACAACATCACCCCAGCAATAGGGCGATACCGTGTCAATACAGTAAATAAATTTGCACGACATCGTGCTTCAGGCGTCTAATTTCGACGCCATCTTTTTTTCTTGGGTTCCTTCGGCTGGAATGGAGGGATGGAGAGCACGGCAGCTGACGCAATGCCCGACGACACCGACCTAACCCCCCAGGAGCCTGAAACGGAGCAGGCCCCTGCTGAATCCACCGGCGACCCCACCAGCGAAATCAGCGACGAGCCAACCGCCGCAGAGGTCAACCCTGTGGTGGAGCTGGCCCTCAAGGATCTGCAGGGCCGCCGCGATGCCCTGCAGGCCGAGATCACCGCACTCACCTCCCGCAAGGAGCAACTCGAGAGCGAGCTCAAGGCCAACTTCGCCGGCCAGTCGGACGCCATCGCCCGCCGGGTGAAGGGCTTTCAGGAGTACCTGGGCGGCGCCCTGCAAGACCTGGTGCAGAGCGTGGAAAACCTGGAGCTGGTGGTGCAGCCGATGGTGGTGCAGCCCTCCCCTTTGGATCAGGCCGCAGGCAACGCGGCTGCAGCGGCCAGCGCCGATGACGGCACACCGCCTCCCGCGGTGGCGGACACCTTCCGCCCCGACGAAACCCTGATCCGCCAAACCCTGGAGCGGTTCCTCAAGCAACCCGACGTCTACGCCGACCCCTGGACCCTGCGGCGCAGCATCGACGACCGTGACACGGCACTGCTGGAGGACTGGTTCTTCAATCAAGGCGGTCGTGGTGCCCAGCCCAGCCGTGGCACCCGACCGCGCAACATCCTGGTAAGTGCAGCACTGATCGCCGTGATCGGCGAGCTGTACGGCGATCAGTTCCAGTGTCTGGTGCTGGCTGGGGGACCGGAACGGCTCGGGGAATGGCGGCGGGGCCTGCAAGATGCCCTCGGCCTGGGCCGGGAAGACTTCGGCCCCAGCAGTGGCATCGTGCTGTTCGAACGCCCCGAAGCCCTAGTGGAACGGGCCGACCGACTGGAGGAGCGAGGGGAAGTGCCGCTGATCCTTATCGATGCTGCCGAGCGCAGCGTCGACATCCCCGTGCTTCAGTTCCCCCTCTGGCTGGCCTTCGCGGCCGGACCGGCTGAACGCCTCGACGACGACGACCTGCTGTGATCCTCACTGCCCTGCTGCTCCTGGCCATCGGCTATCTGCTGGGAGCCACCCCCAGTGGATATCTCGCCGGCCGCTGGCTCAAGGGGATCGACCTCCGCGACTGCGGCTCCGGCAGCACCGGCGCCACCAACGTGCTGCGCAATGTGGGCAAAGGCCCCGCTCTGGTGGTGTTTTTGCTGGATGTGGGCAAGGGCGCCCTGGCGGTGCTCCTCGCCAAAAGCGTTGGCTTGAACGACTGGGTGCAGGTGCTGGCAGGCCTAGCCGCGTTGGCCGGTCACATCTGGCCGGTGTGGCTGGGCTGGAAAGGCGGCAAGGCGGTGGCCACTGGGTTCGGCATGTTTCTCGGGCTGGCCTGGCCGGTGGGGCTGGCCTGCTTCGGCCTGTTCATGGCGGCGATCAGCCTGAGCCGGATCGTGTCGCTCTCCAGCGTGGTAGCCGCCATCAGCCTGCCGGTGCTGATGATGCTCTCCGGCGAAAGCAGCGCCTATGTGGTGGTGTCGTTGGTAGCGAGCCTGATGGTGCTCTGGCGGCACCGCAGCAACATCGAACGGCTGATCGCCGGCACGGAACCCAAGATCGGCCAGAAACAGAAGACCTGAGGTCTCAACCCAAAAACTCCGGCAGGCCGTAGCTGGGATAGAACTCGTAGGTCCAGGTGCTGTCGCTGTTATCGAATGTTTTGGTGGTGAACAGATCGGAATAAATGCGTTCGTAGTCCACCCCGACGTCGTCTCCAAGACCAATCGCCTCCACCTGCAACTGAAGCGATGGGTCGATTAATTGCTCCGCGAGTTGATCCAGGGTGTTGTTGAGCCGCTTGCGGGTTTTGGGCCACTGGCGCACACCATCGTTATCACGCACATAACGCCAATCCCCCTTGTTGTCGTAGAGAAGACCTGAGGCAGTAATCGCATCACCGCCCAAAGATTGCGGCAAAGGAATGGCCAGACCGTCATCCTTCCCATCGCGGTTGTCCCACCAGGGGCGACGTTCGGGACGACCATCGGTGGTCATCACCACAAAGGTGGTGCTTTCCTCATCAACATCACCACTCCGCAGGCGACGCTTCAGGAGCGTCTCCAGACCATCGAGTGCACCGAGCATCTCCGTGCCTGAATAGAGGTTCGAGGCCTCCGTCCCTTTGCCTTTGAACAGATCCTTGTCGTCGGGGTTTGGCAGATCACGCTCAGTCCAGGTCGTGTTGCCATCAATGCTGTCGCCATAAATCTTGTTCGGCGTCGTGGTGAGCAAAATGCGTTCAGCGATCGCCGATCCCTGCACCGGCGCATGGCCAATGCCTTCCGAGCTGATCAGCGTTTCATCCTCATCCACCACATACCCGAAGCTGATCTGATTCACAATCAGATCACCGGCCTGACGACCGTCGTTGGGGTTGTCGACCAACTCGTATTGGCCCAGGGTCTTCGCCAGAGAGCGGGTGGAGTTGTTCAGGATCGCGTCGGTCGAGACATCACCAAAGCTCTGGAAGGTCGCATCTCCCTTGCGACGGAATCCGTATCCGGCCCGATCGGCTGCTTGCTCAAAGGCATAGAAGGCAATGCGGTTCTGAGCTTCAAGCCGGGAGGTCTCCGATGCAGCCTGGGTGGAGGGATCGCTGCCCAACATCGACGTTGAATTGTCCATCAACAGCAAAAGGCTGGAGTCTGGGAACTGCGGGATGCAGTCTTCCGTGGACAGCAGCGCTGTGGCCTCAGCACTGGAGGGCCCACTCTTGTCATCGATGGTGAGGGTGAGTGCTTCGGTCTCATCGATCACGGCATCAGCGGTGAACGACACATCGATGTTGAGCTCAGACACCCCTTCACCGACCCGAATCACGCCCTGAGAGCGATTCCGGTCGAGATCGGGGGAGACCACGTCTCCATCCGTTGAGCTGTACACGATCTGAATGTCGTAGTCGTCGGCCTCAAAACCAGCTGCGTTGAAGGCATAGCGATAGGAATGACGCCCGGAAGGATCCGGATCCAGCGTCACCTCGTAGCTGAAGTCAGCTTTCACCCCATCGTCACCGGCATCAAAGCTGCAGGAGGTCACCGCCTCCACGTCGACCACGCCAGGTTCACAACGTCCGCTTTCATCGGCAGCCGACACGCTTCCGCTCACTCCTGTGCCAGGAGCCACACCACCGCCTGGATCGGGCTCACCGACAGTGAGGATGAGCGACTCTTCCCCAGTGAGCGCACCATCGGTCAGAACGTTGAATGTCGCCAAGGCTTTCTCAACACCCTCGCCGACAAGAACAGTTCCTGCGCCGGTACTCCCACGTATCACCTCCACATCAACCGCATCACCATTCATGTCGGTGATGGCAAGGGGCTGGATGGAGTAATCGGCCAGCAGTGAGATGTTCTCCACACCCAGCTCGTAGCCATAGAGGGTTGGAGATCCAGGATCAAAGGTCACAGCAAAGGTGAACTCCAGGTTGGTCTCAGCATCTTTATCAACAAGCTCGCAATAGCCGAGGCCATCGACAGCCAACACGGAGGAAGGGCTATCACAATCATTGGTCTCGAGACTGGCTACACCAGTCGCTTTCGACGTGTCGTTGCCTACCTTCAGCTTCAACGCTTCCTCACCAGTGAGGCGATCGTCCGACTGAACTGTGACGGTGATGGAGAAATCATCAACACCAGCCCCTACCGCAATCGTTCCACGAGCTAGGTCTGAGTTGTTGTTGAGCACATCAACCTCAGACGATGGGCTGAGATCGACATCAATGATGGAGTAGCCCTGTGCGGAACCAAAACCAGAAGCCTTGAAGCTGTAGTCGTACAGCTGATGAACACTCGCCGGGAAAAGGTCGACGTCGAACGTGAATGTCGCCTGGTTGCGCTCCAAAAGCCCCTCGCCTTCGCAGGCTGCAGTGCCTGTCACAGATTCAACATCCCCGAGAACTGTTCCACAGTCGTTCTCAGCAAGGACAGCATCCCCTGTGGCTCGACTGTCTTGATTGCTCACCGTCAATTCAAGACCTTCTTCCCCAGTCAGCACATCCGCCGACTTGACAACAATATCCAGCTCAAAATCCTTCACACCTCCTGGAACATTCAACGTCCCGGATTGGCCACCATTAATCGTCGATTCAACGGTGACGCCATTGGTCAATTCAATGTTCTGAACCTTGTAACCAGCCTGATTGAGAGCACCCAGCGCCGCAAAGTCGTATTGATAGGCCTGGCTCAGATCTCCCGAAGGATAAAAACTCACATTGAACGAGAAGACCGCGTCTTTTTTGCTCGGCGTCCCCTCAATTTCACAGGCGGCATCCCCTTCCACCGCAGCAACCTTGCCTAGCGTCGTGGCACATGCCTCCTCATTAAGAACAGCATCCCCTGTGGCTCGACTGTCTTGATTGCTCACCATCAATTCAAGACCTTCTTCCCCAGTCAGCACATCCACCGACTTGACAACAATATCCAGCTCAAAATCTTTTACACCTCCCGGAACATTCAACGTCCCGGATTGACCACCATTCTTCGACGATTCAACGGTGACGCCATTGGTCAATTCAATGTTCTGAACCTTGTAACCGCTTTGATTCAGAACCCCCAGCGCCGCAAAGTCGTATTGATAGACCTGGCTCAGATCTCCCGAAGGATCAAAACTCACATTGAATGAGAAGACCGCGTCTTTTTTGCTCGGCGTCCCCTCAATTTCACAGGCGGCATCTCCTTCCACCGCATCAACCTTGCCTAGCGTCGTGGCACATGCCTCCTCATTAAGAACAGCATCCCCTGAGGCTCGACTGTCTTGATTGCTCACCGTCAATTCAAGACCTTCTTTGCCAGTCAGCACATCCGCCGACTTCACAACAATATCCAGCTCAAAATCCTTCACACCTCCTGGAACATTCAACGTCCCGGATTGGCCACCATTCTCCGACGATTCAACGGTGACGCCATTGGTCAATTCAACCCTCTGAACTTTGTAACCGCTTTGATTCAGAGCCCCCAGCGCCGCAAAGTCATATTGATAGACCTGGATTAGATCTCCCGAAGGATCAAAACTCACATCAAAGGAGAAGAGCACATCTTTCTTACTTGGCGTTCCTTCAATTTCACAGGCAGCATCGCCTTCTACCCGAGCAACATTTCCAATCTTCGGCACTGGAATCTCACAATCGTCTCCATTCAAATCAGCCTCTCCAGTCACTTCAGTGACAGGGATAATCTCAACTTTATCGTTGTATTCATAGACATTTGCAAGAGACAACGTCATCAGCTCAATGCCAGTAAAGTCACTGCTTACCATTTGGAGATCAACATCAAATGAAGCGACATGTCCTTCCACTTCAATAAGTCCCGACGCTTGAACATCGGGATCAACCACAACGACACCCTTTTCAACCTTCTCCCCATTACGATTGAATGCGACAATATCGGCACGCTTAAACTCATAACCTTCAGTCACCCCTCCAGCACTTAATTGATACCGATAAAGCTGAGAATCTTCGGTAACAGACCTGGAGACATCAAACGAAAACTGGGCGGCTTCCTTTTCATCGTTAAATCCAACCTCCAGACACTCAGCCGAACCTTTAATTGCAACAATAGAACCGGGAAAACAATCCTTTGGCGAAGACAACTCAGAAGACGCCGACTTCTCCTCACCAGTCTCCGCCAAAACCAATTGCAAATCAACCTGCTCATCCCCAACAAAAGTCGAACCTTCAGCCGCCCTAATATTTGCAAAAATTGAAAATGTTCCATCATCAACGGCATTCGATTCAGATGACTGAACCTCAATCAATGCAGGATCAACAAAGAAACGAATCTCACCATCATCAGTTCGTTCATCAAATTCTTGGCCATCAGGGCTACCTACATGAATGGATTCAACAAAATAATCATCACTCTCTTCTGAGAGCAAACTCGTAACGTCGAAACCCGCAAAAAAAGGCCCATACGACCCAAAGCCCTCATCATTATCGAGAAAAACTCGATCCCAAATAGCAATATCTTCAAGAGTAATGTTGTATTGAAACTTTGCCATCGTTCCACTCCAATTTTCCTCACAGTGCTCTGTCCCCGCAACATCAAAATCTGGTGGCAGAGGATCGGCAGGCTCGTCTGTTGAGCCGCCTAAATCACGAAAACCAGACCCAATATCAGCATCCCAGCCAGGTGCCTGATACAACGGAGGTGATGCCTGAACAGAATTATCACCAGGGGAAATGTTGTAGTAGACACCCGAATACGACTTGTTATTCGGCTCGTATGTTTGCCCCCAGAGCAAGCTGCTGTCATTACTGAACGTCAGTTGAAGAGCTTTTGTCTCTTGAATGCCAGGTGGATCTACTGGTTCAAGCTCTAAATTGGCCGAAAGCTGCTGATAAACAAATGAATACTTACCGTTCTGATTGTTTTGCTTATCAAGCTTTTTAAGATCCACTCGAAGCCTCACTTCTCCTGAATTATCAGCAGGAGGCACAACTTGATCCAATAGCACACTTAGATTGAGCTTGAAAAAGCGCCCAGACTGTTGTGAGCCGTATAGAATCAGCTCACTCTCATCTCCATATTCTTCTTCGCGTATAGCCAGATCACCATAGCTTCCGTTTTTGTACAAATTATCCAGTTCGTAATTGACTAACTCTTTCGCGAAAGGCCGACCTTGATCGTCGTACTCAAGCTTCAGACGATAAAGGTTTCGATTGCCATCCCCAAAGTACCAGATTGATTCACCATGAAAGACAGCATTTGCTGGGCTATCTTGATTAACCTTATCACCAAATCCACCCTGAATACCATCCGCCCATTCAACCCAATTCCAGCCTTCCTGCGCAGCATGGATATTCCACCAAACAATATTAAACTTACGTTTTGCGCCCATTGATAAAGGCACCTTTCCAGGCGCCGATGCATCATTGGCAGCTTCAATTTTATTTTTAGATGCCGTATTTTTAGCAGTGTAATAAAAGAAGAATAAATCATCTCTCTCTTTGTCAAAGGCGATCCCGTTCGATGCCTTTTGATTCGTTAATTTTGTATCACCCACCAAAGGATCATAGAGCCTTAAAGCCTTCATGAATGGCTGGCCAACACCTTCTAAGTCATTAAATGTAGGGTTGACCTGCCAGACATCATTATCATCATCGACACCGAAAAATGTGTCACCACTCTTGAATGGCAAAGCACTTTGCTTCTTCTTCTTACGGCGACCTAGTTCAAACTCGAGTGGACAGGAATGGAATACATCACACAGAGTGCAAGGTGATTGAAGCCGCAAACCTCGCTTGCTTTGTTGATGGAGCAGAAATCTGACTTCATGCCCCCGACGCCCCAACCAACCTTGGCTGGCATGAACAACAGCACCAGTGAGCTCCTCCAGCAAGGCAATGAAGCCGCCGTCTACTCCCACAGAGCAACTCCATAGGGCGATCTCCTTCAAACCCCAGCTGGCCAAGGCTTGCGCGTTCGCCAGCAATGCGGATCGATCAATCGACTGATCACCCATCCACAACACGCCCGGGGCTCCATGGACCACCAGATGCAGATTGCAAACCTCTTTGCCACTAGCGCGCTGCTCTCGCAAGGCTTCGCTGATCGACTCAAGCGGGCTAAGCGCTGGGTTCAGCGGCAATGCTGGCAGCCTTGAAGCAGCAAGGAGTTGCCTGATCTCCAGACAACTTGCATCACCCAAGATCAGGGCGTTGTCACAACAGCGAGGCCTGCGGCTATCGATCGGCAAGGGGAAAACCAAGCGCTAGCTTCAACCTAGTAATGGCAACTGATTACGGCAGTCGACTGGATTAGCCCGCGAACTCCGGCAGGCCGTAGCTGGTGAGGTACTCGTAGCTCCAGCCACCTTTGCGGTTATCAAAAGTGCGCTCGCCGAAGAGATCGGCGTAGATCGCCGGAAAATCGGCGTCAGTGCCATCCCCCATGCCCATCACCTCCACCTGCACCGCGCTGGCTGAGTTATCAGCCTTGGCTGCGATGCGATCCAGTACAGCGTTGAGCTCACGCTGCATCTTGCGCCAAGGCTTGGTGCCGTTGTTGTCCTTGAGGAATTGATGGTTGCCGTCCTTGTCGTAAATCAGGCCTGATGTGGTGATGGCATCACCACCGAGGCGATCCGGCAGGGGAATCGAAGCGCCGATGATCGAATCAGATCCGGGACCTTCGCGGGTATCCCACCAGGCGCGGCGTTCTGGCCGGCCATCAGTGACCATCGAGATCATGGTGGTGGGCTGGTCGTTGCCATCACTGGCAACCTGATCCTGCAGCAGGTGTTCCAGGCCTGTAAGAGCCCCCAGCATTTCGGTGCCGGAATAGAGGTTGGAGGTCAACCGTCCATCGGCCTGGTAGCGATCATTCGCCGTGGGCTTGGGCAAGTCGCGGGTTTTCCAGAGGCTGTTGCCTTTGATGGAGTTGCCATAGAGCTCATTCGGCGTGCTCACAGCCAAGATCGCCTTGGCTGCCGTTAGAGCCTTCTCTGTATTGCCGGCTTTAAAGCTCACCTTGCCGTAGTCAACGGCGTAGCCATAGCTGATCAGATGCACCTTCATCGGCTGCGGTCGATCAGCCTTATCAGGATCGACGATCACCTCGAAGCCATCGAGGGTCGAGAACAGATCATCAGACGAGATGTTGATCAGGGCGTCCCGGAAGTCTTCACTGCTCAAAACCTTTCCGGTGCCTTCACGGCTGAAGCCATAGCCCGCATTAGCCAGCGCCTGCTGATAGGCATAAAGCGCGACACGCCCCTGGGCTTCCATTCGATTGGCACTGGATGCCTCCTCGGTGGAGGGATCGGGCAACAACATCGAGGTGGAATTGTCCATCAGCAGGTACAAGGCCACCTCGGATGTTTCATCCAAATCCGGAGGGCAATCATCAAAGTTGGCGATCACTGCCTTCGCACTGGGTGAATCCTGCGTCAGGCCTGCAGGGGTAGCGGTGTTATCGAGCGTCAACCTCAGCGCTTCTGTGCCATCCAACTGCCCGGCGGCTTGCACATCCACCTGGATCTTCAAGTCGGAAACAGACGTAAAGCTGTTCGAGGGAATCTCAAATGAACCTTGCTTCGCTGGAACATCCTGCTTTTCATCATTCACATAAAACGCGGTGATTTCATAACCATCGGCCAATGCCTTATTGGAATCAAAGCGATAGGAAAAAACCTGGCCTCGGTTGTTGTATCCCGAATCAAGTTGCACCTCGAAAGCGAATGTTGCTTTATTCATTTCACCATCAGCAATACAGGCTCCCATTGCCTCAACGTTCTGCACCAATCCATCAATTGCGCAGTCATCGAAATTCGCGATCTTCGCTGTTGCACTCTCCGTCTCCGATGGCTTTAACATCGGCTCGTCCGAAATCTTCATCTCCAGCGCTTCATCTCCCTTCAGCTGGCCCTTGGCTTTAATACCTACCTCGACGGTAAATTCATCAGCTGCTTCCGTCAGTTGGCCCTCGGCAATCACAAATGATCCGCTCTTATCATCCTTATTGACTTGTTTCGCCTTCTCGCCATTCACATAAATCCAACTCACCTCATATTCATCTAAATTCTTATTCCCATTGAATTCGTAGTAGTACGTCTGATCCTGTTTATACGATCCAGACAAACGCACCTGATACGCAAACAACGCTTTATTCGCATTCCCATCATCAACACACGCTCCCGTTGCCTCAATCTCAAAATTGTTCGGCACCCCAGGCACGGGATCCGGACAATCCTCCGCTGCAACCGACGCCGTCGCACTATCCATATACCGGCCGCTCTGCACCACCAGCTGCAGCGCTTCTCCTCCACTCACCTTCTCCGTTGCTGTTGCTTCCGCCCACACCTCAACACTCTTCGTTCCTTCTTCCGCTGTGAACGTCCCACTCACATGGCCGTTCCCATCCACACTCGGAGACTCTTCCAGCAGCGCTCCATTCACATAAATCCTTAATTCCTCATAACTTCCA
The Synechococcus sp. PROS-U-1 DNA segment above includes these coding regions:
- a CDS encoding DUF4347 domain-containing protein, with translation MPIDSRRPRCCDNALILGDASCLEIRQLLAASRLPALPLNPALSPLESISEALREQRASGKEVCNLHLVVHGAPGVLWMGDQSIDRSALLANAQALASWGLKEIALWSCSVGVDGGFIALLEELTGAVVHASQGWLGRRGHEVRFLLHQQSKRGLRLQSPCTLCDVFHSCPLEFELGRRKKKKQSALPFKSGDTFFGVDDDNDVWQVNPTFNDLEGVGQPFMKALRLYDPLVGDTKLTNQKASNGIAFDKERDDLFFFYYTAKNTASKNKIEAANDASAPGKVPLSMGAKRKFNIVWWNIHAAQEGWNWVEWADGIQGGFGDKVNQDSPANAVFHGESIWYFGDGNRNLYRLKLEYDDQGRPFAKELVNYELDNLYKNGSYGDLAIREEEYGDESELILYGSQQSGRFFKLNLSVLLDQVVPPADNSGEVRLRVDLKKLDKQNNQNGKYSFVYQQLSANLELEPVDPPGIQETKALQLTFSNDSSLLWGQTYEPNNKSYSGVYYNISPGDNSVQASPPLYQAPGWDADIGSGFRDLGGSTDEPADPLPPDFDVAGTEHCEENWSGTMAKFQYNITLEDIAIWDRVFLDNDEGFGSYGPFFAGFDVTSLLSEESDDYFVESIHVGSPDGQEFDERTDDGEIRFFVDPALIEVQSSESNAVDDGTFSIFANIRAAEGSTFVGDEQVDLQLVLAETGEEKSASSELSSPKDCFPGSIVAIKGSAECLEVGFNDEKEAAQFSFDVSRSVTEDSQLYRYQLSAGGVTEGYEFKRADIVAFNRNGEKVEKGVVVVDPDVQASGLIEVEGHVASFDVDLQMVSSDFTGIELMTLSLANVYEYNDKVEIIPVTEVTGEADLNGDDCEIPVPKIGNVARVEGDAACEIEGTPSKKDVLFSFDVSFDPSGDLIQVYQYDFAALGALNQSGYKVQRVELTNGVTVESSENGGQSGTLNVPGGVKDFELDIVVKSADVLTGKEGLELTVSNQDSRASGDAVLNEEACATTLGKVDAVEGDAACEIEGTPSKKDAVFSFNVSFDPSGDLSQVYQYDFAALGVLNQSGYKVQNIELTNGVTVESSKNGGQSGTLNVPGGVKDFELDIVVKSVDVLTGEEGLELMVSNQDSRATGDAVLNEEACATTLGKVAAVEGDAACEIEGTPSKKDAVFSFNVSFYPSGDLSQAYQYDFAALGALNQAGYKVQNIELTNGVTVESTINGGQSGTLNVPGGVKDFELDIVVKSADVLTGEEGLELTVSNQDSRATGDAVLAENDCGTVLGDVESVTGTAACEGEGLLERNQATFTFDVDLFPASVHQLYDYSFKASGFGSAQGYSIIDVDLSPSSEVDVLNNNSDLARGTIAVGAGVDDFSITVTVQSDDRLTGEEALKLKVGNDTSKATGVASLETNDCDSPSSVLAVDGLGYCELVDKDAETNLEFTFAVTFDPGSPTLYGYELGVENISLLADYSIQPLAITDMNGDAVDVEVIRGSTGAGTVLVGEGVEKALATFNVLTDGALTGEESLILTVGEPDPGGGVAPGTGVSGSVSAADESGRCEPGVVDVEAVTSCSFDAGDDGVKADFSYEVTLDPDPSGRHSYRYAFNAAGFEADDYDIQIVYSSTDGDVVSPDLDRNRSQGVIRVGEGVSELNIDVSFTADAVIDETEALTLTIDDKSGPSSAEATALLSTEDCIPQFPDSSLLLLMDNSTSMLGSDPSTQAASETSRLEAQNRIAFYAFEQAADRAGYGFRRKGDATFQSFGDVSTDAILNNSTRSLAKTLGQYELVDNPNDGRQAGDLIVNQISFGYVVDEDETLISSEGIGHAPVQGSAIAERILLTTTPNKIYGDSIDGNTTWTERDLPNPDDKDLFKGKGTEASNLYSGTEMLGALDGLETLLKRRLRSGDVDEESTTFVVMTTDGRPERRPWWDNRDGKDDGLAIPLPQSLGGDAITASGLLYDNKGDWRYVRDNDGVRQWPKTRKRLNNTLDQLAEQLIDPSLQLQVEAIGLGDDVGVDYERIYSDLFTTKTFDNSDSTWTYEFYPSYGLPEFLG